One part of the Entelurus aequoreus isolate RoL-2023_Sb linkage group LG05, RoL_Eaeq_v1.1, whole genome shotgun sequence genome encodes these proteins:
- the castor2 gene encoding cytosolic arginine sensor for mTORC1 subunit 2, with translation MELHILEHSLKVASIEKEGIQICTHGLIKLAFLASKTRCKFFSLTETPEDYTIIVDEEGFKELPESEHISVADATWLALNVVSGGGNASNSQPIGVTKIAKSVIAPLADHNISVFMLSTYQTDFILVRERDLPMVMHTLSSEFTLLRVVNGETVAAHDLGVTNGFVKPKLVPRPIIHPLSSPSNMFCVTSLDPDTLPSVATLLMDVMFYSAGPKESGASGEDASHIRFFSFSLIEGYISLVMDEQTTQRFPNNVLFTSASGELWKMVRIGGQPLGFDECGIVAQISEPLATADIPAYYISTFKFDHALVPEENIQSVIGALRTESAA, from the exons ATGGAGCTTCACATTTTAGAGCACAGCTTGAAAGTGGCGAGTATAGAGAAAGAGGGCATCCAGATTTGCACCCACGGATTAATAAAACTCGCCTTCCTGGCCTCCAAAACAAG GTGCAAGTTCTTCAGCTTGACAGAGACTCCGGAGGACTACACCATCATCGTGGACGAGGAGGGCTTTAAAG AGCTGCCAGAGTCGGAGCACATCAGCGTGGCCGATGCCACGTGGTTGGCGCTCAACGTTGTGTCGGGCGGCGGCAACGCCTCCAACTCGCAGCCCATCGGCGTCACCAAGATAGCAAAGTCGGTCATCGCGCCGCTGGCCGACcacaacatctctgtgttcatgcTGTCCACGTATCAGACGGACTTCATCCTG GTCCGTGAGCGAGACCTGCCGATGGTCATGCACACCCTGTCTTCCGAATTCACTTTACTGCGCGTGGTCAACGGAGAGACCGTCGCCGCACACGATCTGGGAGTGACAAATGGCTTCGTGAAGCCAAAACTCG TCCCCCGTCCTATCATTCACCCGCTGTCCAGCCCCAGCAACATGTTCTGTGTGACCAGCTTAGACCCGGACACGCTTCCCTCAGTCGCCACCCTCCTTATGGACGTCATGTTCTACTCCGCCGG GCCGAAGGAATCGGGAGCATCTGGCGAGGACGCCAGCCACATccgcttcttctccttctccctgATCGAAGGCTACATCTCTTTAGTCATGGACGAACAGACCACTCAGAG GTTTCCAAACAACGTCCTCTTCACCAGCGCTTCTGGCGAGCTTTGGAAAATGGTCCGTATCGGGGGACAACCTTTAGGATTTG ACGAATGCGGCATCGTGGCTCAGATATCGGAACCCCTGGCGACCGCCGACATTCCAGCTTACTACATTAGTACTTTCAAGTTCGACCACGCTCTG GTTCCCGAAGAAAACATCCAGAGCGTGATCGGCGCGCTGAGGACGGAGAGCGCGGCGTAG